Genomic window (Deltaproteobacteria bacterium):
TCCTCGGCCCGATGCTGATCTGCATCGGCAGCGTCTACGGCGTGCACGTGATGGCCCGCTACGACGTGCTCGCCGGCGAGCTCCGCGACGCGCCGGCGGCCGCGACCGCATGCCTCGCCGACACGATCCTCCCCGTCATGATCTCGGGAGTGACGACGGTGATCGGCTTCGCGGCGCTCCTCGTGTCGCCGCAGCCCGCGATCGGCGAGTTCGCGACCTACTCGATCCTCGGCGTCTCGGCGATGTCCCTGGTCGCGGTGACCGGCGTGCCCGCGCTCCTCGCCTGTCTCCCCGTCCCGCGGAAGGAGCGCGGGTCCGCAGGCGGCGTCGCCAGCCGCGTGAGCCGCCGGCTCGGCGCGGCGATCGAGCGGCTCCTGGCGGTGCTCGCGGACCTCGCGACCCGACGTCCGACGCCGATCCTCGTGACGTGGACGGGCATCACGCTCGCCGCCGCCGCCGCGATCCCGTCCATCGTGGTCGACACCGACTATCTGAGCTTCTTCGACACGCGTTCCGACGTGCGCCGCGACTTCGCGACGACGAGCGAACGGCTCGTCGGTGCGGTGCCGATCTACCTCACGGTGAGCGGGCGCGGGGAGGGCGCCTTCCGCGAGCCCGTCAACGTCCGGGCGCTCGAACGCCTGCAGGGCCTCGTCGACCGCGTCCCGGGCGTGAGCGCGACGCTCTCGATCGTCGATCTGCTCGCGGTCCTGCATCGCGCCGTCGAGCGGGACGATCCGGTCTTCGAAACCGTGCCCGCGACGCGCCAGGAGATCGCGGACTTGCTGTTCCTGATCCCAAAGAACAAGCTCCGCCGATTCGCCAACGCCAACCACAGTCGGGCGAACCTGCTCGTGCGAACGGCGGTCACGGGCTCGGCGGAGGTCGCGGCGCTGAAGCGACGGCTCGAGGAGGCGATCGCGGCCGCCGCGCTGCCGCCCGAGCTCACCGCGGCGATCACCGGCAACACCGTCGTATTCACGCAGGCGTCGGACGGCATCGCCGGCAACCAGCTGACGTCGATGGCGCTCACCGCCGCGACCATCCTGATCCTCGTCACGACCTCGTTCCGCTCGCCGCGCGTCGGCTTGGTCGCCATGGCGCCGAACGTGGCCCCGGTCGTAGTGTTCTTCGGCCTCCTCGGAGCCGGGCTCGCCGATCTGTCGCTGCCGACGAGCCTCATCGGCTCGGTCGCGCTCGGCATCGCGATCGACGACACGGCCCACTTCATCGTGAACTACCAGCGCCTGCGCGCGACGGGACTCGCCGCCCCGGAGGCGGCGGCGACGTGCCTGCGCGAGCTCGGGACGCCCATCGTCACGACCTCGCTCATGCTGACCGCGGGATATCTCGTGTTGACGCTCTCGGGCTTCGCGACGCTTCGCCAGTTCGGCTGGCTCTCGGCGCTCACCATCCAGATCTGCCTCTGGGGCGACCTGCTGATGTTGCCCGCCCTGCTCTCCCGCGTTCGCGTCCGAGCGCCCGGCCCTAGCTGGCCCTAGCGGCGCTCGAGCGCCGCGGTGTTGAACTCGCCGTCGTCGAGCGCCGGGTTCGGATCGACTCGCTGCAGCGTCACCGTCGAGTGCGTGTCCTCGAGCAGGTCCGTCATCGTCGACTCGGTCGGCACCCAGACACCGTCGAACGCCTTCAGGGACGCGCGCGGCGAGCGGAGCTCCTTCACGGCGACGCCGACGTCGTCCCAGTAGCGGGTGCGCAGCGGAACGTAGTGCTCCTTCTCGATCGCGGCGACGCTCCGCGAGTAGCGCGAGCGGCTGCTCTTCAGCATCGTCGCCTCGACGACGTAGCACGGCGCCCCGTCGACGGCCTCGTCCGGAAGGCGGCGATAGGTCGCCTGCTCGAGGTCGTCGAGCGTGGTCAGGAAGTCGTCGAAGCTGAAGTCGGTGCCGGCGACGTTCTGCCCGCGCAGGCTGGCGCGCGCGACCCGCTTGCGCATCGGCGAGTAGAGGAACTGGTCGTCGGCCCGGTCGCTCCGGTGCACGTACAGGTAGCCGGTGTGCTCGATGTCGCGCGGCCCCGTCAGGATGATCACGACCTTGGCGAAGACGCCCTCGGTCGGCTGGTCGTCGGGACCGCGGTAGTCCTTGGCGCGGAGTTCGAAGCGCGTCTCCTGGGGATTGCCGGCGGGATCCTTCGACAGGATGCGCCCGACCTCGACGACCGTGCGCAGCCGCTTGCGGTTCTTGAAGAGGCGGTCGTAGATCTCGCGGCCGCCGAGCGTCGTGCCCTCGGGAAGGATCTCCTCGAGCTCGCGCGGCGTGGGCGTCTCGACGGCGCGCTCGGGCGCCATGGGCTCCGCCGCCGCTCCCGACGTCCGGAGCAGCATCCCCACGAGCGCGATCGCGGAGCCGAACCTCCATCGACGCGTCGCCGTCACGGCGGCGACGCTACCGTGGCCCGCGCGGCGAGTCGACGGAGGCGCACAGATTCCGAACCTAGTCCACCTCCCAGTCGACGCCGTCCGGCGAGCGGTCGACGACGAGGTCGCCGCCGACCGCGACGTACTCGTCGGCGCCGAACGTCACGCCCGAGAGCTGGCGGCTCGTCCGCGAGATCTGTTGGGTCAGGACGTCGCCGTTCGGCGTCGTCACGATGGTGCCGCCGAGCCCGACGATCACGAACTGGTCACGCGCGAACACCAGGTCGGAGAGGGTCGCGAAGTTCTGGAAGTTCTCGCGGCGCGCGCTCCACGCGAGACCGTCGTCGGAGACCGCGACCGTGCCGACGAAGCCGACGGCGACGAAGCGTCCCGCGCCGTAGCGGACGCGCGCGAGCGCGTTGCCGGTGTTCGACGCGACCGGCGACCACGCCTCGCCGTCGGTCGAGGTGAGGATGATCCCGGAATCGCCGACGACGACCAAGCGGCCTTCGCCGGCGGTGATGCCGCGGAGCGCGGTCGTGGTGCCGGAGCCCCTCGGCGTCCAGAGGCGCGCGTCGGCCGAGGTGAGAATGGTGCCCGCGTAGCCGACGGCGATGTAGCGGCCGTCCACGAACGTCACGTCCTGCAAGGATGCCGTGGTCGGAACGGTCTCGATCGTCCAGGTGAAGGCGTCGGTCGAGGTAAGGACGGTGCCCGAGTCGCCGACCACGACGTAGCGGCCGTCGGCGAACGTGACGCCGTTCAGGGTCGCGCGGACGCCCGACTCGACGCCGTCGAACTTCCCGCCGTTCGTCGCGACCGACAGGATCCCGCGCGTCCCGGCGGCGACGTAGCCGGCGCTGCCCAATACGACGCTGCGATAGCCGTCCTGGTTGTCGTCGTCGCCGCTCCCGCCCCCCCCGCAGGCGGCCAGCGCGACCATCGCCAATCCGAGCGCGGCGCGAACGAACGCGCGCGCTCCGAATCCCCGCAAGCCTCGACCCATCCGGACTCTCCTTTCGTGCGGGTCACAGATCACATGTCGCGGCTCGTGGCTAGGAGTCCGCACGGACGGCTTCCGGCCGCGGTGCGGGATCCCTCCGCGAGCGACGGCCCTTCAGGTCACGCGTACGGTCGCGGCGGCGGCCTGCGCCGCGGCGTACACCACGCGCAGCGGCACGCCGTGGCGCTCCGCCGCACGCCGGCAGCTCTCGTACTCCGGCGTCACGAGCGCCGGCGTCCCGTCGCTCCCCGCGATCTTGACGGCGATCGGACCGTAGACCGTCCCGACCTCGCCGCTCCGGCGCGGCACCACGAGACGCGTCACCGCGTGACACCGGACGCCGAGCGTCGTCGTCTCCGCGAAGAGCACCGCGGCGACGGCGGCGCGGCGCTCCGGCGGCACGAGCGCCTGCACGGTCACACCCGGACGGTTCTTCTTCATGTGCACCGGCACGAGCGCCACGTCGACGGCGCCGGCCGCGAAGAGTCGCGCC
Coding sequences:
- a CDS encoding outer membrane lipoprotein-sorting protein; amino-acid sequence: MTATRRWRFGSAIALVGMLLRTSGAAAEPMAPERAVETPTPRELEEILPEGTTLGGREIYDRLFKNRKRLRTVVEVGRILSKDPAGNPQETRFELRAKDYRGPDDQPTEGVFAKVVIILTGPRDIEHTGYLYVHRSDRADDQFLYSPMRKRVARASLRGQNVAGTDFSFDDFLTTLDDLEQATYRRLPDEAVDGAPCYVVEATMLKSSRSRYSRSVAAIEKEHYVPLRTRYWDDVGVAVKELRSPRASLKAFDGVWVPTESTMTDLLEDTHSTVTLQRVDPNPALDDGEFNTAALERR
- a CDS encoding cell wall-binding protein encodes the protein MGRGLRGFGARAFVRAALGLAMVALAACGGGGSGDDDNQDGYRSVVLGSAGYVAAGTRGILSVATNGGKFDGVESGVRATLNGVTFADGRYVVVGDSGTVLTSTDAFTWTIETVPTTASLQDVTFVDGRYIAVGYAGTILTSADARLWTPRGSGTTTALRGITAGEGRLVVVGDSGIILTSTDGEAWSPVASNTGNALARVRYGAGRFVAVGFVGTVAVSDDGLAWSARRENFQNFATLSDLVFARDQFVIVGLGGTIVTTPNGDVLTQQISRTSRQLSGVTFGADEYVAVGGDLVVDRSPDGVDWEVD
- a CDS encoding MMPL family transporter, giving the protein MLGGDLLTESLRVVLLLAGGMSAAYAGAWVRPAAVIRWRRLVLGVLALVTVGAVWLVLHPSAPNGGIRLDPSEEPLLPVGDPGRDVYADAIRNFGDDDVMVIGMDTPDGIFVAEHLHAIRRISERIRRLPGVRATETILDATAFRYDARDDLLAVEPFIDVIPTDADALARLRRRALSDRLYPKTVVSRDGRAAAINVSFRTMTDGEFVAAGLDDTVRAIVGSEAAPGRRFFVTGRQHVKARAADVMFHDVFRLIPLAVAVGTGVCWLISGSLRAAAIPVGASLVATLWTFGALAAAGQALNLITIVLGPMLICIGSVYGVHVMARYDVLAGELRDAPAAATACLADTILPVMISGVTTVIGFAALLVSPQPAIGEFATYSILGVSAMSLVAVTGVPALLACLPVPRKERGSAGGVASRVSRRLGAAIERLLAVLADLATRRPTPILVTWTGITLAAAAAIPSIVVDTDYLSFFDTRSDVRRDFATTSERLVGAVPIYLTVSGRGEGAFREPVNVRALERLQGLVDRVPGVSATLSIVDLLAVLHRAVERDDPVFETVPATRQEIADLLFLIPKNKLRRFANANHSRANLLVRTAVTGSAEVAALKRRLEEAIAAAALPPELTAAITGNTVVFTQASDGIAGNQLTSMALTAATILILVTTSFRSPRVGLVAMAPNVAPVVVFFGLLGAGLADLSLPTSLIGSVALGIAIDDTAHFIVNYQRLRATGLAAPEAAATCLRELGTPIVTTSLMLTAGYLVLTLSGFATLRQFGWLSALTIQICLWGDLLMLPALLSRVRVRAPGPSWP